The Chionomys nivalis chromosome 4, mChiNiv1.1, whole genome shotgun sequence genome contains the following window.
AGCTCTTCAGGAAATGGACCCCTACTTTGACGGTGGTAGAAGCCAGGTACCAAGCTGTCTGTGGTGAGTGCTGCTTCAGGTTGGGGAGGCTGAAGGTGAATGCCGTGTCCCCTCTTTCCGACGCAGCAAGAAGTCGCCAGGGGCGGTTGGGCTCATTGCATAGAAGACATTGGCACTGTCCGGAATCAGGAGTTCTGTGTGGAAATGGGGACCACGATGGGTGGCTTGCAAAGTCTGGGTGCTCCTTTGGCAACTTCCTATCACCCCAATGACTTCTCCCAAACTCCCTCCCAGCCAAGCTCGGTCTACAGTGACAATGAACTCAGATGACTGCCACCGCTCTTACTGTTCAGGCGGTTAAGCTAAGGGCATTCACACTCAACGCTTGAACAACCTGTGATTgtgggtgctggtggtggtggttggaACTGGGATGTTCCTCATGGTCTTGGGTATTTGAATACTCGGCCCACATTTGGTAGCATTGTGTGGAGTGATCAGCAGCCTGGAGCTTCTCCGTGCTCGCCCCGCCATAACGGACTGTAGCTctccaactgtgagccaagataaacccttcctctcatcagctgctgcctggggttttgtcacagcagtgacaGCACTGGTTCCAAGTTCAGCTCAATGCAAAATGTCCTTGCTTACCTCTGTCTCCAGGTAGGACCTGGAAGAGCTGGTAGTCACGGGCCCAGGGCTGAGGCACATTGTGCTTCTCCAGGGCTCTTTGCACCACGCTGGGGGCTTTGTCCTGACAAGTGAGctggaaaagaaagacaggaaaagaccagtgagatggttcagcaggtaaagactaCTCCAagagacaacctgagttcaatccctgacacctgcatggtagaaggagagaaccaattcctgcaagttgtcatctgacctacacacacacacaatatatatatatgtgtatgtatgtatgtatatatacacacactatatacatatatgtatacacactatatatacatatacatacacatactatatatatatacacacacatatgtaattaaAACTCTTAGAAGAGGGGCAGGTGGTAAGGGGGCAGGGTCCCAGAACTAAGGACAAGGCTGTCCCCTCCTCGTCCCTTACCAAGATGCTCCGATACAAGTTCCCATGGTTATTGTCGATGCTGACTCGAATGACACGGGCCTCTGAGGTCTGCTGCCCAAGGAGAGGAATTCGAGGGTTGCTCAGGGTCAAGGTTGTGGAGGAATCCATGTTCAGAGACGGCTGTAGGCAGCGTGGGGTTGGAGAGTTTGTGGCCTTGCTCATCTGCGTGATGAAGACCATGCGGCTCTCTCCCCACTATAGTCAGTCAGCTGATGAACACACACAACTCCCCCAGAGTCCTCACACCCCTTTCCTCCTACATGAGACAGTTAGGGTACACACAAGACCGAGCATGTCATCCCTCACACACAGACTCCAGTTCCCTGTTATAGAAACAGATGGACACATGACCCATAGACACACAAAGCCAAGTTCACAGCAGGCTCCAGAGTAGACAGCACATAGTGCACAGTGTACAGTTGGAAAGCCACAACACACCATCGGTGAGCAGCCTCAAGCATAGCTCTGTGGATATTTGGGCCATTTCCCTGTCAGGTATGCAGACTTCTAGGCTTGTATATCCTTGTAGAAGTGAGTGACAGCTAGAGCTGGTGGCACAGAACTATTATCTCAGCTGCTGGAAAGTTTGAGGTCTGAGGatcgcaagttcaaggctagcttcgGCAACctagtcagaccctgtctcaagacaaaaagTAATAAAAGTGTTGGGAGCATAGTAATTTGCCACTGACTTAGAGTCTGCCACTGAGGAGCTGGGATATGGCTCAGCGGTCAAGCCCCTGTCTAGAAAGAATCTCCTGCAAGGGGCTGGGAACACGGCTCAGTAGCGGAGTACTtgaaaggttgttttttttttttttttttttttttttggtttttcgagacagggtttctctgtggctttggagcctgtcctggaactagctcttgtagaccaggctggtctcgaactcacagagatccgcctgcctctgcctcccgagtgctgggattaaaggcgtgcgccaccatcgcccggcttgaaagGTTTTAGGTCCAATCCCAgtactttgtgttttgttttggtttttgatttgtttttgtcattgttgttgagACATGACATCATGGAACCCAggctcattatgtagccaagaacggctttgaacttctggtcctcttgcctccatctcccaagtgctgggattacaggcctgcaccaccaccacacttggctggAGTATTGTTTATTAGGGGAAAAAAGTATGGGGATTATACCTGGTGTGCCCTACAGATAGGTGGAAATCCAATCAGACAGGAGGAGCCAGATGGTAGGTCATGACTCATATGGCCACGGAGGTGCAGTCTCCCAGAGAAACAGCAGAGAGCAGTCAGTCTCTGCAACACATACCTGCAgtgctgcatacacacacacatacatacacacaccagactcacacacgcatgtgcacacacagatactgAAACCTGTGCCCCAGTCCTCAACACAACCACAGATCATCGTGGTACCTTGTTGCTGGAGCTCTGGGGTCCTGGGGAGGCTGGCGGACTACCAGGAGGAGGTTCTCGGTTTCTAGGACTGGATGGGGGAGACCCTGgagaaacactgatgaaaacaCAGAATTCAAGGTGGGAGGGCTGGCCGGACTTTTGGTCCTGATGTCGCCAGTCCCTTTTGGCCTGCCTACTCACCTGGAGGCTGGTGAGGACGGGTCCCCGGGACTCTCATTAGGGGAAGAGTTCTTCTCCCGGGACAGCTTCCTAGGGTGAGGAGAAGGGACGGTTTAGCTCTGAGACTGAACGCCCCTGTCCACCCGCTCCCCCGTCTCTACCCCCACGGCTTCCACTGCACACGTCCCGACACTCACGCACTGAGACGCTTTGTGAGGCTGATTCGCCGCCGGATACGTggggagctggggcaggaggcaGCTGGTGGCTCAATGACACGGGAGACCCGGTAGCTGGAGAGGTTAAGCATGTGAGCGGCGAgggaacaggaagcagagcaagGATCAAGAGGTAAGAGTTAGTGTGAGTTGTTAATCAAGTACAGagtggggagagaagaaggggtgAGGTGTCAGGTTAGGATAGAAACAGGATTCACTGGGGTACCAGGGTGCATTATAGATGGGGTGAACTGTTTGGTTAGTGGGGTGCACAGCACTTACAGGGTGAGATTAGCTAGGGGGTGTGGCTCACACATAGAGTGCTTGCAGAGAATCCCTTAGTGAGAGGTTGGGGCCATGGCTtaggggtagagcccctgcctagagtccccaGTGAGGGCTGAGGCCGTGGTTGAGggatagagcccctgcctagagttCCCAGCGAGGGGCTGAGGCCGTGGTTgaggggtagagcccctgcctagagttCCCAGCGAGGGGCTGAGGCCGTGGTTGAGGCGTAGAGCACAGACTTAGCGTGTATGAGGCATTAACACtacaaatgcaaaacaaaacagaaaccgcAGGATGAACTGAAGAGTCAATTGGGCCAACATTAAAGTTCAGGGTCAGATAATTTAGGGGATCAACAGTGCATGGCATGTgttgaacaaaatgaaaagaagcaatAAGGCTCTTGAGTTGGGGGGCCAGACAGACACTAAAGCCAGCGTCACTGAGGAGCTGATGGTCAGGGTCACAGATTTGGATGACAGGATCAGAAGTCTACGGGGAGACAGGTGGGGCGTTCAAGTTGATTGACTAATGGACATGAAGGGCTGAAATCACAGTATAGAATGGGCTCATATTTTAGGTTGGAGGTGGGTAGTGACCttcagacagagagaataaagggTACAGGGTGGGGCTGTCCTCTGAATGGTCTGGGAAGCTTCTGGAAGGGGAGGAAAGGTGGATTGTATGTGAACTAGACTTGGTGGGTTGGATACCTCTGTTCCTCACTGAGCTGGCGCTGGGCtcgaagggcagccaggattggTGGGTGGGGGCTCAGGCTGTAGAGTTGGCAGCGATGCTGTAGCTGCTGGATTCGGGCCAGGATCTCCCATTCCTGAGGGGGTGTCTACTGAGATCCTGCCCCACCCTGCTTCCCCACCCTGGGGCATCCTACCCACCCAAGTACCCATCTACtcaccttcctccttttctcaaaGTTGATGAGATTTCCCTGAGGGGGCAAAACTGGCCTGAGCTACAGCATCCAGGGTCAAGGGTCAAAAGTCAAGATCAAAAGCTAGGATGGTGTGAGCCACCTTATGCTGGGGGAGATGGGTACAAGGCAGGATCAAAGGTGATGCGTTGGGGGTATTAGAGCAGGGGTCAGGAGTCAAGGGTAAGGGGTCAAACCTTCAACATATCCGGTAAGGCTGTGTCCAGCATAATCAAGTCTGTGAGAAAGGTGCCAAGGTAGGGGACAGGACCTGGGGACAGTTTCTGCAACCCCAAAACTTCAGTTACTCAGTGGCATCACTGACCCCAGGCCCCTCTCCGAGAGTCCCCTTTGTCACCCCCATCTCCATCCTGAACCCTATCACTTACTGACGGCAGGCTTCCTGGGAGGCAGTCATCATCATGGGGTCCCTCAGTAGCCTCCTCCTGGGAAGGAAGAGACTAAAGGAATCCGAGGCTCACTTTGACACTTCTCACAGAGACCACTCTGAGACTGGCACATTTACCACGCTGCCTTCACAGACCACTAGCTGGggggtggtgagatggctcagcagggaaaggacCCACCCGGTCAGCACTGGGCTGACTTTTGTGGCCTGGGGCTGTAGTTTAGTTGGAACTGCTGGGTTCCATCCCAAGTAGTTCATAGACTGACTGTGGCAGCCTTCTCCTGTCAGCCCAGCACtcgagacagaggcaggaagatcaggtgCTCAGGGCATCCTTAtcctacaggagaccctgtctaaaaacaaaagaacatcaCAAATGAGTTGTTGTTGCCAAACAGGGTGTAGAGTACCCTGGGGACAGAAAAAGCCTGAACTCAGGGAGTTCTGGAGCAAGTTCTACGCCCCCAGAGTGGATGGGAAGAAAAACGTTTGTTCCCGGTTTACTTAGAACAGGCTGACTGGGGAACCTCTAGAAGGACCCTGGGCTCACTTCTGGGCATTATTCAGACAGACAGCAAGAAGGTCTGTTCTGTCGTCCTTTGGGCTGGCAGCGTCTCCTACAGGAACAAGTATGTGTTTGGTTCTCGGAGGGTCAGGACAATGCCTGGTACACAGTAGCTTTGATTTTTGTCTCTTGAATCCTCCTCATTTGAGATACACCTTCACTGggaaggtttttaaattttgtttggttgtctgttttgtgtgtatatgagtatgggtatgtgtagatgtgtgtgcagtgcctcagaaggccagaggagggcatcagattccctggagctgagttGGAAATGATTGTGAGTCGCATGGATGAAACactggaaccaaactcagatcctctcaAAGAgtgcaagtgctcttgaccactgaccACCTCTCTGGTTCCcctgatgtttgtttgttttgagataaggtctcactatagcccaggctggctacaAACTCCGAGATCTTCCTGTCTCGTTCCTGAGTTCTGTGCTTACAGGGGTGTGCTACCTGCCCTGCCCATACATTAAcaaggtatttttcttttcttttcctttcctttctcttctcttctttcatttcactttttgttttgctttagttttgtttttttggagacagggtctttgtggCATAGAgtgaccttaaactcctgctctttctgcctctgcctcctggggtgACAGGTGTGTACAACCTCACCTATTTTATACAGCGCTGGAGAGGGAACCCCGGGGTTTCATTGTGCTATGCAAGCTTCTACCAACCGAATCCAGCTTCAGCCCCTCATGGTATTTACTGAATATTTACTGTGTTGTCATGTGCTGTTTGGGGTAATAATTAGTCAGGGGTGACCAAGTGAGACAAAATGGCCTGGACAGCCAAGATAACTCataagaaggaaggcagaaacaagGGCCATCAGGTGGGTAAGGGCCATGAGGTGGGAAGGGGAGTGTGAAGGAGGGGAGTGGGCACAGCACACACCTATCTTGAGGGTATCAGATGTTCCAGATCCAGGAATTAGGCTTCATGCTCATCTATATGGAATTCACACTGAGGGTGAGCACTCAATTCTAATCAGAACTTTACCCTTGCTGGCCCACATTTGAAAAACCCCTATCAAGGTAAATTCCTAGAACATGGTTCCTTCTCCCTAGGCCCCTTAGGAAAGCATTTCCTCTGACTTCCTTGCATTTTGCGGAATGAATGAAGAAGGCTGGTGTTGCctgtgagagagggagaaagcaagctggagacagaagctggagTCGGCTTTGCAGCAGATTCCTAAAGGAAGGATGTTTTGAGGA
Protein-coding sequences here:
- the Rgl3 gene encoding ral guanine nucleotide dissociation stimulator-like 3 isoform X3, whose product is MSWCPETVNRILASCLPSWLHTRPLCPQPEFWAFYCPRRRRRHHLLDSKRAEAHDLSFSKHLRAVVSVLGFWLRDHPQDFWDPPAHQNLGNVQIFLGWAAPGGAEAREAEKLLEEFLEEAKGEQAEEEQRLAWAGPPRAAQSSRSEFSEDFEEDEGPSSEGPELLDFSVDEVAEQLTLMDVELFLRVRTCECLGSMWSQRDRPGAAGISPTVRATVAQFNAVTGCVLGSVLAAPGLAASQRAQRIEKWIRIAQRCRELGNFSSLRAILSALQSNPIYRLKRSWGSVSREPLSTFKKLSQIFSDENNHLSCRAILSQEEATEGPHDDDCLPGSLPSKLSPGPVPYLGTFLTDLIMLDTALPDMLKGNLINFEKRRKTPPQEWEILARIQQLQHRCQLYSLSPHPPILAALRAQRQLSEEQSYRVSRVIEPPAASCPSSPRIRRRISLTKRLSAKLSREKNSSPNESPGDPSSPASSVSPGSPPSSPRNREPPPGSPPASPGPQSSSNKPSLNMDSSTTLTLSNPRIPLLGQQTSEARVIRVSIDNNHGNLYRSILLTCQDKAPSVVQRALEKHNVPQPWARDYQLFQVLPGDRELLIPDSANVFYAMSPTAPGDFLLRRKEGTRHSPSASPT